Part of the Diceros bicornis minor isolate mBicDic1 chromosome 17, mDicBic1.mat.cur, whole genome shotgun sequence genome is shown below.
GTTGATATTGACCGTGATCACCCGGTTGAGGCGGCGTTTGTCAGGTtgctccactgtaaagttactcttttcctccttctttctagAAAGTCACTATGTGTAGCCCCCACTTAAGGCGTGGGGAGTTATGCTTCCCTTCCTTGAGGGTGgactatctacataaattatttgaaattcttaataaataaactttttgcagcctaaaacagaaaataacccaAACAAGAAACTACCTTGAATTAGGAAGATCTCCACAGAACACTAAACAGGAGGTGCACCTGTAGCAAAGAATTTGCAAAGCAATTTCTCtctggtctttattcactgagcCACTAGGGCTCGAGCTATCCTCTTGGTCACCTCTGTCGTCCCCTGCTGTCGGGGACATCATTTACCCAAGCTGAGATCTGGGTGTTTCCTATTCCTAAAGCCTTCCTCAGCAGCTGGGGAGAGGGTTGAACCCCTGGGCTGGGTTGGGAAGTTCTACCAGAAGTCAGACCTGTTGCTATTTtagcaatttcttttctttgagtatCAGCACTGTTTTACAAAAGGATTTTGAAAAAGTGTTTTCCAGGTGCTGGAAAAAAGAAGCCTGGGGGCTAACTCTGGGAATGGTCCACGGGCAGAGGGCAGCCCTTGGGGTAGTGGGTGGAGCAGTTCGGCAGGTAGACACTGGCCAGGGAGCTGGAACGCTTGGTTTCGGAGCCCGGCTTCATTCAGACCTTGCTGAGGGACCCTGGACACATCCCAACCTGTCTGCATGGTGGTCTCTTCGTCATCCTTGGAGTGCGGACTGCAGACTCCAGGCCTGACAGCAGGGAATTCCGAGGGGCTTCAACACCgtgctggggcaggaggaaacGGCTTCCTTCTCTCTGGTCCCCAGACAAAACTGCCTTCCCCCTTCTTCAGCttcccctgcccccctccctccctgtcctctGCTCTGGGAATCAGGCTCTTGCAGGGATTGAGCTTCTGTGGCGTGCTGCTGGGGAGCGGCCTACTGAGGGCGGTGGGGACCCAGGTGCAGCTAGAAGCCCCACCCGCCTTTTCCCCGCAGCCTCCGACCCTgcagcttctctttctctctctggctcttgtTGTCACTCCAGCTCCTCCCTTGCCTCGAGGTGAATCCATCTTTCTTCCGGTCTCCTTCTGCCAGCTGTATTTATTCTGGCTGTTAGCCCACCTTTCTGCCCATTTTCTCCACTGCTTTCTCTAAGGGAGCACTTCCGCCTGTCCCAGCTCTTTGCTCCTAGAACCTAGAACTCTGGGTGAGTGGAACAAATCACCCTGCTGTCGTTCAAGGTCCCAGCCTCGGGGAAGTCTGCCATTGCCCCTCACCTCCACCGCTTTATCTGCTTGCTTTCTGAGGAGTTTTCTGGGAGGTCATCTCTAGCAGCCCAGGTGCTCACCTGTCCCACTCCTAAGTGGGATGTTCTTGTGGACTATTCCACGTCTTTCTTGCTGCAGCCAGAGCCTGTGTCTTTGCCTGGCTGTCTCCTACTGCTGCAGAGCCCTCTCTTGGCTCCTCCATCCAGTCTGGCCTTGGGGACATGGGAGGTGGCAATGGCACAGCAGTAACTGAGTTTGTTTTGCTGGGGTTCTCAGACTTTGGTTCCCTTCAGGGCCCTCTGTTTTGGGGGGTGCTCTGCATCTACCTGGTCACCTTGCTGGGCAACTCCCTGATCATCCTCCTCACGCTGGCAGACCCTGCCCTGCGCTCgcccatgtatttcttccttcGCCACTTCTCCATGGTGGAGATCCTCTACACCACAACCATCGTGCCCAGGATGCTGGCTGatctcctctcctcctgccccaccaTCCCACCTGCCAGCTGCTTCACCCAGCTGTATTTCTTTGCCCTCTTTGGCATCGCCGAATGCTGCTTGCTCACtgccatggcctatgaccgctatgcTGCCATCTGCCGGCCACTGCATTATGCCACCCTGATGAACCAGGGAGCCTGCGCGAGCATGGTGGGGACCTCCTACCTCATGGGCATCATCACCGGCACCACTCACTCTGTCTTCATCTTCACTTTGCCTTTCCATGGTGCCAACACCATCCATCACTTCCTGTGTGACATTCTGCCTGTGCTGAGACTGGCTAGTGCGAGCACCTTCTGGGGTGAAGTGGGCAATCTTGCCATCACGATAGCTTTTATCTTGACCCCCTTCTCACTGATCATAGCCTCCTATGCCTGTATCCTTGCCACCATCCTCGGGGTTGCGACATCCCAGGGACGTCGAAAAGTCTTCTCTACCTGTTCCTCCCACCTGTTCGTGGTCGTACTCTTTTTTGGGACTGGGACTGTTGCTTACATGAGGCCTTGGGCAGGCTCCTCTCAGGACGTGGACCAGATCCTTGCCCTCTTCTACACAGTTGTCACTCCTATGTTCAACCCTTTTGTCTACACTCTGAGGAGCAAGGAGGTCACAGGGGCAATAAGGCGGCTCGTGAAGAGATACCTTTGGAGCCCTTGATCCTCTTCGTTCTTGAAGATAAGGGCAATCCTTGGATACTctcaaggaggagggagaagctgGGACCTGCAGTTCCCAAGGGTCTGGTGGTGCTCTGCGTGGTGTGAGTGTGGGTTCCTTGGCTTGCCCAGCTCGAGGGCCCAGGGCACTGACATGCTGTCAGAGCTCTGCTTCCAGGGCCTGTTCTTATGGCCTTGACCTGACTTGCTTGTCAGGGGACAAGCAAGAGCCGGGGAAACATGCACTTGAGGGAAGGTGAGGAGGAAAGGCAGCTGTGCCCATCTCATGTGAGGACTGAGCAATTCCTGATCTTTCCTGAGGTCCAGAACCTTCCTGGGGCTGGTTCCTGGAGACATCACTCTTGCTCTTTCTCCCAGACTCCCCGTTACCAGCCTTTGTCTCTGACATTGGTTGCCTCTGGTACAACAAGAGCTCCTTTACTCCAGGTGTGAGCTCTGATCTGGGCAGGAACAGGGGCAGATCTGGCTTTGGCAGCTCAGGCGCCACGTC
Proteins encoded:
- the LOC131415950 gene encoding olfactory receptor 10P22-like, producing MGGGNGTAVTEFVLLGFSDFGSLQGPLFWGVLCIYLVTLLGNSLIILLTLADPALRSPMYFFLRHFSMVEILYTTTIVPRMLADLLSSCPTIPPASCFTQLYFFALFGIAECCLLTAMAYDRYAAICRPLHYATLMNQGACASMVGTSYLMGIITGTTHSVFIFTLPFHGANTIHHFLCDILPVLRLASASTFWGEVGNLAITIAFILTPFSLIIASYACILATILGVATSQGRRKVFSTCSSHLFVVVLFFGTGTVAYMRPWAGSSQDVDQILALFYTVVTPMFNPFVYTLRSKEVTGAIRRLVKRYLWSP